One genomic window of Burkholderia diffusa includes the following:
- a CDS encoding OmpW/AlkL family protein, translating to MKKTLLCAAAGAAAMAPLAAHAQSAGSNVVTLGWFHVMPQQSSTPMTTNVAPTPINTPLRLPPSFTSPGTGLHTSGADTVGLTVSHFLTDHIAVTSVAGVPPVFKVSGQGTIKPPGPAGALGTQNIGLASVNPIVKSVRQWSPAAILQYYFGAANAKFRPFLGLGVSYNWFSDLQLNTNFIKQTQDNLGAILAAGAGKPGTTSVEAKASSSWQPVFNAGLQYNMTEHFGLVASVTYIPLKTTSTVTIKAADGTVLAESKSELKADPIISYVGMTYKF from the coding sequence ATGAAGAAGACCCTTCTTTGCGCGGCGGCCGGCGCCGCCGCGATGGCGCCGCTTGCGGCCCATGCGCAAAGCGCCGGCAGCAACGTCGTCACGCTCGGCTGGTTCCACGTGATGCCGCAGCAAAGCAGCACGCCGATGACGACCAACGTCGCGCCGACGCCGATCAACACGCCGTTGCGGCTGCCGCCGTCGTTCACGTCGCCGGGCACCGGTTTGCACACCAGCGGCGCGGATACCGTCGGCCTGACGGTCAGCCACTTCCTGACCGATCACATCGCGGTCACGTCGGTGGCCGGCGTGCCGCCGGTGTTCAAGGTGTCGGGCCAGGGCACGATCAAGCCGCCGGGCCCGGCCGGCGCACTCGGCACGCAGAACATCGGCCTCGCGTCGGTGAACCCGATCGTGAAGAGCGTGCGGCAGTGGAGCCCGGCGGCGATCCTGCAGTACTACTTCGGGGCGGCGAACGCGAAATTCAGGCCATTCCTCGGCCTCGGCGTGTCGTACAACTGGTTCAGCGACCTGCAGCTCAACACGAACTTCATCAAGCAGACGCAGGACAACCTCGGCGCGATTCTCGCGGCGGGCGCGGGCAAGCCGGGTACGACATCGGTGGAAGCGAAGGCGTCGTCGTCGTGGCAGCCGGTGTTCAACGCGGGTCTGCAGTACAACATGACCGAGCATTTCGGGCTGGTGGCGTCGGTGACCTACATCCCGCTGAAGACGACGTCGACGGTGACGATCAAGGCGGCCGACGGCACGGTGCTCGCCGAGTCGAAATCGGAGCTGAAGGCTGACCCGATCATCAGCTACGTCGGGATGACGTACAAGTTCTGA
- a CDS encoding flavodoxin family protein has translation MSNIVIVYHSGYGHTQKLAEAVHAGAQDAGATARLIAVGELDDAGWAALDAADAIVFGAPTYMGGPSAQFKQFADATSKPWFTQKWKDKIAAGFTNSATMNGDKFSTIQYFVTLAMQHGMVWVGTGMMPANSKAATRNDINYVGGFTGLLAQSPADATPDEGPLPGDLETAKAFGLRVAEATARWLAGGR, from the coding sequence ATGTCGAACATCGTCATCGTCTATCACAGCGGCTACGGTCACACGCAGAAACTGGCCGAGGCCGTCCATGCAGGCGCGCAGGACGCCGGCGCCACCGCACGCCTGATCGCCGTCGGCGAACTCGACGACGCGGGCTGGGCCGCGCTCGACGCGGCGGACGCGATCGTCTTCGGCGCGCCGACCTACATGGGCGGCCCGTCCGCACAGTTCAAGCAGTTCGCCGATGCCACGTCGAAACCGTGGTTCACGCAGAAATGGAAGGACAAGATCGCCGCGGGCTTCACGAACTCCGCGACGATGAACGGCGACAAGTTCTCGACAATTCAGTATTTCGTCACGCTGGCGATGCAACATGGGATGGTGTGGGTCGGCACGGGCATGATGCCGGCCAACTCGAAGGCGGCCACGCGCAACGACATCAATTACGTCGGCGGCTTCACGGGCCTGCTCGCGCAGTCGCCGGCGGACGCGACGCCCGACGAGGGCCCGCTGCCCGGCGACCTCGAGACCGCGAAGGCGTTCGGCCTGCGCGTCGCCGAGGCGACCGCCCGCTGGCTGGCCGGCGGCCGCTGA
- a CDS encoding YbhB/YbcL family Raf kinase inhibitor-like protein — MRVDRRITSPASPGRPSPFIAALPCAAACVAFAVLPARAEGPFTVSSNDLTPGGRVGAANVFDRGDCKGDNRSPQLSWRNPPPGTRGYAITIFDPDAPGHGWWHWAVATIPASVTSLPADASASGFLRRIGASEARNDFGIDGYGGPCPPPGKPHRYVITVYALKGTDLRVAQGRPAPMFEHEIGTLTIGTARLTVTYGQ; from the coding sequence ATGCGTGTGGATCGCCGGATCACTTCGCCTGCGTCCCCGGGTCGCCCTTCGCCGTTCATCGCCGCCCTTCCCTGCGCCGCCGCGTGTGTCGCGTTCGCCGTCCTGCCCGCGCGGGCGGAAGGCCCGTTCACCGTGTCGAGCAACGACCTGACGCCCGGCGGGCGCGTCGGCGCCGCGAACGTGTTCGACCGCGGCGACTGCAAGGGCGACAACCGTTCGCCGCAGCTCAGCTGGCGCAACCCGCCGCCCGGCACGCGCGGCTACGCGATCACGATCTTCGATCCCGATGCGCCAGGGCACGGCTGGTGGCACTGGGCCGTCGCCACCATCCCGGCGAGCGTCACGAGCCTGCCGGCCGACGCGAGCGCGTCGGGCTTCCTGCGCCGCATCGGCGCGAGCGAGGCGCGCAACGACTTCGGGATCGACGGCTACGGCGGCCCATGCCCGCCGCCCGGCAAGCCGCACCGCTACGTGATCACCGTCTATGCGCTGAAGGGCACGGACCTGCGCGTCGCGCAAGGGCGCCCCGCTCCGATGTTCGAGCACGAGATCGGCACGCTGACGATCGGCACCGCGCGGCTCACGGTCACTTACGGACAGTAA
- a CDS encoding DUF2957 domain-containing protein, protein MSHALSKGVATAFAIAPFLIACGGGDGGSPAPIEAPQCSGSSCGTQGPPPSQPINGALCPADADIVKSTYLGGAGSGEIVSVNIDAVAMTYTLKWLESPIPLATGTVTPSRAGTTITGKVVHPPTGTLPTAEQTRCAFVLTPGSGTAPNGSTYSTAADFNQANPPMLLVGMGVAGGGIPGATVQYDGLTISVAGVPIYKNVGQVPNRHFDFYPFLGFASTTTDLTKLPGTYNALIYHLVPSGNYATKGTNSSETFDANGACTSTSSGGCLTTGDPWTVNANGGYLDSTKAPQILPQTQLPLIGATGKSATAHMVIGQLNGATVPVVVRTGYVYLGTDLALHTDAKVDDESGIAVLGAASAIQSGAIDGGYAGADSNFKYTAALIRGSNASFINPTTQAEEDGFTLDYGQTTPGLLNTTTIPKSGTAASGVVIATGGLYAALIQGTVNGGVTSTSANSSTSSTPYFGVGAQISK, encoded by the coding sequence ATGTCGCACGCCTTATCGAAGGGGGTGGCAACGGCCTTTGCCATCGCCCCTTTCCTGATTGCCTGTGGTGGAGGAGACGGCGGCTCGCCCGCGCCGATCGAAGCACCCCAATGTTCCGGATCGAGCTGCGGCACGCAAGGGCCGCCGCCGTCGCAGCCGATCAACGGCGCGCTCTGCCCGGCCGATGCCGACATCGTGAAGAGCACGTACCTCGGCGGCGCCGGTAGCGGCGAGATCGTCAGCGTCAACATCGACGCGGTCGCGATGACGTACACGCTCAAGTGGCTCGAATCGCCGATTCCGCTTGCGACCGGCACGGTCACGCCGAGCCGCGCCGGCACCACGATCACCGGCAAGGTCGTCCACCCGCCGACCGGCACGCTGCCGACCGCGGAGCAGACGCGCTGCGCGTTCGTGCTCACGCCGGGTTCGGGCACGGCACCGAACGGCTCGACTTATTCGACGGCCGCCGACTTCAACCAGGCGAACCCGCCGATGCTGCTGGTCGGCATGGGCGTCGCGGGCGGCGGCATCCCCGGCGCGACGGTTCAGTACGACGGCCTGACGATCAGCGTCGCCGGTGTCCCGATCTACAAGAACGTCGGCCAGGTGCCGAACCGCCACTTCGACTTCTATCCGTTCCTCGGCTTCGCAAGCACGACGACCGACCTCACGAAGCTGCCGGGTACGTACAACGCGCTGATCTATCACCTCGTGCCGTCGGGCAACTACGCGACGAAGGGCACGAATTCAAGCGAGACGTTCGACGCGAACGGCGCGTGTACGTCGACGTCCTCGGGCGGCTGCCTGACGACCGGCGATCCGTGGACGGTCAACGCAAACGGCGGCTATCTCGACAGCACGAAGGCGCCGCAGATCCTGCCGCAGACGCAGTTGCCGCTCATCGGCGCGACCGGCAAGTCGGCGACCGCGCACATGGTGATCGGCCAGCTCAACGGCGCGACCGTGCCGGTGGTGGTCCGCACGGGCTACGTGTATCTGGGCACGGATCTGGCGCTGCATACCGACGCAAAGGTCGACGACGAATCGGGCATCGCGGTGCTCGGCGCGGCGAGCGCGATCCAGTCGGGCGCGATCGACGGCGGCTACGCGGGCGCCGATTCGAACTTCAAGTACACGGCGGCACTGATCCGCGGCAGCAACGCGTCGTTCATCAACCCGACCACGCAGGCGGAGGAGGACGGCTTCACGCTGGACTACGGTCAGACGACGCCGGGCCTGCTGAACACGACGACGATTCCGAAGAGCGGCACGGCCGCATCGGGTGTGGTGATCGCGACGGGCGGCCTGTACGCGGCGCTGATCCAGGGCACGGTGAACGGCGGCGTCACGTCGACGTCGGCGAACTCGAGCACGTCGTCGACACCGTACTTCGGCGTGGGCGCGCAGATCAGCAAGTAA
- a CDS encoding MFS transporter: MNCPAHSCQAADRPALGAPPALSAGMTLFFAATVGVIVMDLFAAQPLTGSISADLRLPPGLTGLVAMLPQLGYAAGLVLLVPLVDLLENRRLIVVTLVACAAALALPAFTRSGAVFLLATLVAGAASSVIQMLVPMAASMAPEAQRGRAVGNVMSGLMLGILLSRPLASLIAGTAGWRAFYALAALANAAIAAVLALRLPPRVPPVTAGYRALLASMGRLLADEPVLRRHALSAALAMAAFSAFWTAIGLRLAQPPFGLDLHGVALFAFAGASGAIVTPLAGRAGDRGHGPAAQRIAHVTMLAALTVLGIAGAGWFGFDAHTHRGVALALLAGGAALLDAGVIVDQTIGRRAINLLNPAARGRLNGLFVGLFFVGGATGAALAGSAWAWGGWRAVCGVGFAFAGAAAAFGLSTGRRAGAAAWPRA, from the coding sequence ATGAATTGCCCTGCACACTCCTGCCAAGCCGCCGACCGCCCCGCGCTCGGCGCACCGCCCGCGCTCAGTGCGGGCATGACGCTCTTCTTCGCCGCGACGGTCGGCGTGATCGTGATGGACCTGTTCGCCGCGCAGCCACTGACCGGTTCGATCAGCGCCGACCTGCGGTTGCCGCCGGGCCTCACGGGACTCGTCGCGATGCTGCCGCAGCTCGGGTACGCAGCGGGCCTCGTGCTGCTGGTGCCGCTCGTCGATCTGCTCGAGAACCGCCGCCTGATCGTCGTGACGCTCGTCGCGTGCGCGGCCGCGCTCGCGCTGCCGGCGTTCACGCGGTCCGGCGCCGTCTTCCTGCTCGCAACGCTGGTCGCGGGCGCCGCGTCGAGCGTGATCCAGATGCTGGTGCCGATGGCCGCGTCGATGGCGCCCGAAGCACAGCGCGGGCGAGCGGTCGGCAACGTGATGAGCGGATTGATGCTCGGCATCCTGCTGTCGCGGCCACTCGCCAGCCTGATCGCGGGCACGGCCGGCTGGCGCGCGTTCTACGCGCTGGCCGCGCTCGCGAACGCGGCGATTGCGGCGGTGCTCGCGCTGCGCCTGCCGCCGCGCGTGCCGCCGGTGACGGCCGGCTATCGCGCGCTGCTCGCGTCGATGGGCCGCCTGCTGGCCGACGAACCGGTGCTGCGCCGACATGCGCTGTCGGCCGCGCTCGCAATGGCCGCATTCAGCGCGTTCTGGACCGCCATCGGGCTGCGGCTCGCGCAGCCGCCATTCGGCCTCGACCTGCACGGCGTCGCGCTGTTCGCGTTCGCCGGCGCGAGCGGTGCGATCGTCACGCCGCTGGCCGGTCGCGCCGGCGATCGCGGCCACGGTCCGGCCGCGCAGCGCATCGCACACGTGACGATGCTCGCCGCGCTCACCGTGCTCGGCATCGCCGGCGCCGGCTGGTTCGGCTTCGATGCGCACACGCACCGCGGCGTCGCGCTGGCGCTCCTCGCCGGCGGCGCTGCGCTGCTCGACGCAGGCGTGATCGTCGACCAGACGATCGGCCGCCGGGCAATCAATCTGCTGAACCCAGCCGCGCGCGGTCGTTTGAACGGATTGTTCGTCGGGTTGTTCTTCGTCGGCGGCGCGACCGGCGCAGCGCTCGCGGGCAGCGCATGGGCGTGGGGCGGGTGGCGTGCCGTGTGCGGTGTCGGCTTCGCGTTCGCGGGCGCGGCCGCCGCGTTCGGCTTGTCGACCGGCCGCCGTGCCGGCGCCGCCGCGTGGCCGCGCGCGTGA
- a CDS encoding DUF2957 domain-containing protein, giving the protein MKRNLVLAAAFAAPLLSACGGGSDNPPPLVEDRLCPATLDYSTVFTGGAGSGELAKVQLDTTKMTWQVTYVESAVPQKTGTVTPTRAGTVDSGTLTQETLLPTNKLNQCAFRLNGASLDASRPARIFVGFGVAGGTIPGKEIQFDGVLGQAAVPDTKFPYYPFIGFSSIETDITKVAGTYSHIGFGEVPSQKFAPASIDAKVTINADGTWTKCDTTGQFAGGACVQQGTNFVQSADGSGAFQSNNYASQLKPTLSATPQGKGFMIVGKLRNQLVPILVRTGVANPNPTPDSNGVPGLTADDESSISILAPQTAIAAGSQNGEYIGVDSQFDYRTTALINNQATLLDPFQPSQASLATALDLDYTQKVPGTVTTIHTGSGSTSPTGKFIFTGGVFGFLDNAGSTPYFTIGAFVQ; this is encoded by the coding sequence ATGAAGCGCAACCTCGTTCTGGCGGCGGCCTTTGCCGCCCCCCTTCTTTCCGCATGCGGCGGCGGCAGCGACAATCCGCCCCCGCTCGTCGAAGACCGGCTCTGCCCCGCAACGCTCGACTACAGCACCGTGTTTACGGGCGGCGCGGGCAGCGGCGAACTGGCCAAGGTCCAGCTCGACACGACCAAGATGACCTGGCAGGTCACCTATGTCGAATCGGCGGTTCCGCAAAAGACCGGCACCGTCACGCCGACCCGCGCGGGCACCGTCGACAGCGGCACGCTCACGCAGGAAACGCTGCTGCCGACCAACAAGCTGAACCAGTGCGCATTCCGGCTGAACGGCGCGAGCCTCGATGCGTCGCGTCCGGCGCGCATCTTCGTCGGCTTCGGCGTCGCGGGCGGCACGATTCCCGGCAAGGAGATCCAGTTCGACGGCGTGCTCGGCCAGGCAGCGGTGCCCGACACGAAATTCCCGTACTACCCGTTCATCGGCTTCTCGTCGATCGAAACCGACATCACAAAGGTCGCGGGCACGTACAGCCACATCGGCTTCGGCGAAGTGCCGTCGCAGAAATTCGCGCCGGCGTCGATCGACGCCAAGGTGACGATCAACGCGGACGGCACGTGGACCAAGTGCGACACGACCGGCCAGTTCGCCGGCGGCGCGTGCGTGCAGCAGGGCACGAACTTCGTGCAGTCGGCCGACGGCAGCGGCGCGTTCCAGTCGAACAACTACGCGAGCCAGCTGAAGCCGACGCTGTCGGCGACGCCGCAGGGCAAGGGCTTCATGATCGTCGGCAAGCTGCGCAACCAGCTGGTGCCGATCCTCGTGCGCACGGGTGTCGCGAACCCGAACCCGACGCCCGACAGCAACGGCGTGCCGGGCCTGACCGCCGACGACGAATCGAGCATCTCGATCCTCGCGCCGCAGACGGCCATCGCGGCCGGCTCGCAGAACGGCGAATACATCGGGGTCGACAGCCAGTTCGACTACCGGACCACCGCGCTGATCAACAACCAGGCCACGCTGCTCGATCCGTTCCAGCCGTCGCAGGCATCGCTCGCGACCGCGCTCGACCTGGACTACACGCAGAAGGTGCCGGGCACGGTCACGACGATCCATACGGGCTCGGGCAGCACGTCGCCGACCGGCAAGTTCATCTTCACGGGTGGCGTGTTCGGTTTCCTCGACAACGCGGGTTCGACGCCGTATTTCACGATCGGCGCGTTCGTCCAGTAA
- the argC gene encoding N-acetyl-gamma-glutamyl-phosphate reductase has protein sequence MSTKVFVDGQEGTTGLKIFEYLSARNDIEILRIDEAKRKDVDERRRLINASDVTFLCLPDVASRESASLVENPDTTLIDASTAFRTSADWAYGLPELTRAQRDKIRTSKRIAVPGCHASAFVLAMRPLVDAGIVAPTFAAHSYSITGYSGGGKSMIAEYENAAPGGKLASPRPYALALAHKHLPEMAAHTGLAHAPIFTPIVGPFLKGLAVTTYFSPEQLAKRATPQDVQRVFAEYYADEPFVRVAPFNADANLDSGFFDVQANNDTNRVDLFVFGNEERFVTVARLDNLGKGASGAAIQCMNINIGAAEDTGLKR, from the coding sequence ATGAGCACCAAAGTTTTTGTCGACGGCCAGGAAGGTACGACCGGCCTCAAGATCTTCGAATACCTGTCGGCGCGCAACGACATCGAGATCCTGCGCATCGATGAAGCGAAGCGCAAGGACGTCGACGAGCGCCGCCGCCTGATCAACGCATCGGACGTCACGTTCCTCTGCCTGCCGGACGTCGCGTCGCGCGAATCGGCATCGCTGGTCGAGAATCCGGACACGACGCTGATCGACGCGAGCACCGCGTTCCGCACGAGCGCCGACTGGGCATACGGCCTGCCGGAACTGACCCGCGCGCAGCGCGACAAGATTCGCACGTCGAAGCGCATCGCCGTGCCGGGCTGCCATGCATCGGCGTTCGTGCTCGCGATGCGTCCGCTCGTGGATGCCGGCATCGTCGCGCCGACCTTCGCCGCGCACAGCTACTCGATCACCGGCTACAGCGGCGGCGGCAAGTCGATGATCGCCGAATACGAAAACGCGGCGCCGGGCGGCAAGCTCGCGAGCCCGCGTCCGTACGCGCTCGCACTGGCGCACAAGCACCTGCCGGAAATGGCCGCGCACACGGGCCTCGCGCACGCGCCGATCTTCACGCCGATCGTCGGCCCGTTCCTGAAGGGCCTTGCCGTGACGACCTACTTCTCGCCCGAACAGCTCGCCAAGCGTGCGACGCCGCAGGATGTGCAGCGCGTGTTCGCCGAGTACTACGCGGACGAACCGTTCGTGCGCGTCGCACCGTTCAACGCGGATGCGAACCTCGACAGCGGCTTCTTCGACGTGCAGGCGAACAACGACACGAACCGCGTCGACCTGTTCGTATTCGGCAACGAAGAGCGTTTCGTCACGGTCGCGCGCCTCGACAACCTGGGCAAGGGCGCATCGGGCGCCGCGATCCAGTGCATGAACATCAACATCGGCGCGGCCGAAGACACCGGCCTCAAGCGCTGA
- a CDS encoding NADP-dependent malic enzyme, protein MDEQLKQAALAYHLNPKPGKISVTPTKPLSNQLDLSLAYSPGVAAACEAIHADPLDAQKYTSRGNLVGVITNGTAVLGLGNIGPLAAKPVMEGKGCLFKKFAGIDVFDIELSESDPDKLVEAIAMLEPTLGGINLEDIKAPECFYIEQKLRERMKIPVFHDDQHGTAIIASAAILNGLKVVGKKLSEVKLVCSGAGAAAIACLDLLVNLGLTKSNILVADSKGVIYEGRGNLDPSKQRYAATTDARSLADAIVGADVFLGCSSAGVLKQDMVKTMGERPLILALANPEPEIRPEDAKAVRPDAIVATGRSDYPNQVNNVLCFPFIFRGALDVGATTITEEMKLACVRAIAELAEETDQSEEVAKAYEGHSLEFGPEYLIPKPFDPRLIIKIAPAVAQAAMDSGVATRPIQDMDAYREQLGATVYRTGMVMRPVFATAKKKQARIVFAEGEDERVLRAAQFVLQEKIAKPIIVGRPAVVEMRLAKIGSKLKAGVDFEIVNPEDDTRYHRYWQAYHEIGARDGVTPEVAKAALRKFNTLIGAMLVHLGDADGMICGMIDTYHTHLKFIEQVLGRAKGAEHFAAMNLLMLPGRNLFLCDTYVNELPSAEQLADMTIQAAAEIERFGIVPKAALLSNSNFGSAPSASSRRMAEARKLISERAPNLEVDGEMHGDAALSEAVRKAAFPGTTLSGEANLLIMPNVEAANIAYNLLKMVGGEGVTVGPLLLGAAKPVHILTPAATVRRIINMTAVAAANANTK, encoded by the coding sequence ATGGACGAACAACTGAAGCAGGCCGCTCTCGCTTATCACCTGAACCCGAAACCCGGCAAGATTTCGGTCACCCCGACCAAGCCGCTGTCGAACCAGCTCGATCTGTCGCTCGCGTACTCGCCGGGCGTCGCCGCCGCGTGCGAGGCGATCCACGCCGATCCGCTCGACGCGCAGAAGTACACGTCGCGCGGCAACCTCGTCGGCGTCATCACGAACGGCACGGCCGTGCTGGGCCTCGGCAACATCGGCCCGCTGGCCGCCAAGCCGGTGATGGAAGGCAAGGGCTGCCTGTTCAAGAAGTTCGCGGGCATCGACGTGTTCGACATCGAACTGTCGGAGTCCGACCCCGACAAGCTGGTCGAGGCAATCGCGATGCTCGAGCCGACGCTCGGCGGCATCAACCTCGAGGACATCAAGGCGCCGGAATGCTTCTACATCGAGCAGAAGCTGCGCGAGCGCATGAAGATCCCCGTCTTCCACGACGACCAGCACGGTACCGCGATCATCGCGTCGGCCGCGATCCTGAACGGCCTGAAGGTGGTCGGCAAGAAGTTGTCCGAAGTGAAGCTCGTGTGCTCGGGCGCGGGCGCGGCGGCGATCGCGTGTCTGGACCTGCTGGTGAACCTGGGTCTCACGAAGTCGAACATCCTCGTCGCCGACTCGAAGGGCGTGATCTACGAAGGGCGCGGCAACCTCGATCCGTCGAAGCAGCGCTATGCGGCGACCACCGACGCGCGCTCGCTTGCCGACGCGATCGTCGGCGCGGACGTGTTCCTCGGCTGCTCGAGCGCGGGCGTGCTGAAGCAGGACATGGTCAAGACGATGGGCGAGCGCCCGCTGATCCTGGCGCTCGCGAACCCCGAACCGGAAATCCGCCCGGAAGACGCCAAGGCCGTGCGCCCGGACGCGATCGTCGCGACTGGCCGTTCGGATTACCCGAACCAGGTCAACAACGTGCTGTGCTTCCCGTTCATCTTCCGCGGCGCACTCGACGTCGGCGCGACGACGATCACGGAAGAAATGAAGCTCGCGTGCGTGCGCGCGATCGCCGAGCTGGCCGAGGAAACCGACCAGAGCGAGGAAGTCGCGAAGGCGTATGAAGGCCACTCGCTCGAGTTCGGGCCGGAATACCTGATTCCGAAGCCGTTCGACCCGCGCCTGATCATCAAGATCGCGCCGGCCGTCGCGCAGGCCGCGATGGATTCGGGCGTCGCCACACGCCCGATCCAGGACATGGACGCATATCGCGAGCAACTCGGCGCGACCGTCTACCGCACCGGCATGGTGATGCGCCCGGTGTTCGCGACCGCGAAGAAGAAGCAGGCGCGCATCGTGTTCGCCGAGGGCGAGGACGAGCGCGTGCTGCGCGCCGCGCAGTTCGTGCTGCAGGAAAAGATCGCGAAGCCGATCATCGTCGGCCGTCCGGCGGTCGTCGAGATGCGCCTCGCGAAGATCGGCTCGAAGCTGAAGGCCGGCGTCGATTTCGAGATCGTGAATCCGGAAGACGACACGCGTTACCACCGCTACTGGCAGGCGTACCACGAGATCGGCGCGCGCGACGGCGTGACGCCGGAAGTCGCGAAGGCCGCGCTGCGCAAGTTCAACACGCTGATCGGCGCGATGCTCGTGCATCTGGGCGATGCGGACGGGATGATCTGCGGGATGATCGACACGTACCACACGCACCTGAAGTTCATCGAGCAGGTGCTGGGCCGTGCGAAGGGCGCCGAGCACTTCGCGGCGATGAACCTGCTGATGCTGCCGGGCCGCAACCTGTTCCTGTGCGACACGTACGTGAACGAACTGCCGAGCGCCGAACAGCTCGCCGACATGACGATCCAGGCGGCCGCCGAGATCGAGCGCTTCGGCATCGTGCCGAAGGCCGCGCTGCTGTCCAACTCGAACTTCGGCAGTGCGCCGTCGGCGTCGTCGCGCCGCATGGCCGAAGCCCGCAAGCTGATCAGCGAGCGTGCGCCGAACCTCGAGGTCGATGGCGAAATGCACGGCGATGCCGCGTTGTCGGAAGCGGTCCGCAAGGCCGCATTCCCGGGCACGACGCTGTCGGGCGAGGCGAACCTGCTGATCATGCCGAACGTCGAAGCGGCGAACATCGCGTACAACCTGCTGAAGATGGTCGGCGGCGAAGGCGTGACGGTCGGCCCGCTCCTGCTCGGCGCGGCGAAGCCGGTCCACATCCTGACGCCGGCCGCGACCGTGCGCCGGATCATCAACATGACGGCGGTGGCCGCCGCGAACGCGAACACGAAGTAA
- a CDS encoding LysR family transcriptional regulator encodes MNTRDLQAFVAVVDSGSMVAAAAKLHLTQPGLTRRVQNLETLLGMPLLDRQSKPLKPTAAGRDVYALARNVLGAVDELMAAGAPDSEPSGELRIGVPPFLSELALERPIDRLRDAFPRLTLRVTAGWSPALVQGIERGALDVATVMVPASAALPDTLTATLLGTQPTVLVAARDFPLPDGPLSLDVLSGFPWVLSQDGCGMRSALSRALGAAGLPFDVAVEAFGSELQLSLVARGAGIGIAPPNALARSAHRDALRVVETAGLETRISVWIVHGTLPGRLMRPVALLRDALGEVLRRENEMGSDAN; translated from the coding sequence TTGAATACGCGTGATCTCCAGGCGTTCGTCGCGGTGGTCGACAGCGGGTCGATGGTCGCGGCCGCCGCGAAACTTCATCTGACGCAGCCGGGCCTGACGCGTCGCGTCCAGAACCTCGAAACACTGCTCGGCATGCCGCTGCTCGATCGGCAGAGCAAGCCGCTGAAGCCGACCGCTGCCGGGCGCGACGTCTACGCGCTTGCGCGCAACGTGCTGGGTGCGGTCGACGAATTGATGGCGGCCGGCGCGCCCGACAGCGAGCCGTCCGGTGAACTGCGGATCGGCGTGCCGCCGTTCCTGTCCGAGCTGGCGCTCGAGCGGCCGATCGACAGGTTGCGTGATGCCTTTCCGCGCCTGACGCTGCGCGTGACGGCCGGCTGGTCGCCGGCGCTCGTGCAGGGCATCGAGCGCGGTGCGCTCGATGTCGCGACGGTCATGGTGCCGGCCAGCGCGGCGCTGCCCGACACGCTCACGGCCACGTTGCTCGGCACGCAACCGACGGTGCTCGTCGCCGCGCGCGACTTTCCGCTACCGGACGGGCCGCTGTCGCTCGATGTGTTGTCGGGTTTTCCGTGGGTGCTGAGTCAGGACGGCTGCGGGATGCGCTCGGCGCTGAGCCGCGCGCTCGGCGCGGCCGGGTTGCCGTTCGACGTCGCGGTCGAGGCATTCGGCTCGGAGCTGCAGCTGTCGCTCGTGGCGCGAGGCGCCGGCATCGGCATCGCGCCGCCGAACGCGCTCGCGCGCAGCGCGCATCGCGATGCGCTAAGGGTGGTGGAAACGGCGGGGCTCGAGACGCGGATCAGCGTGTGGATCGTGCACGGCACGCTGCCGGGCCGTCTGATGCGGCCGGTCGCGCTACTGCGGGATGCGCTGGGAGAGGTGCTCCGCCGGGAGAACGAGATGGGGTCGGATGCGAACTAG
- a CDS encoding orotate phosphoribosyltransferase gives MTGYDRQSISDTTAKILLEVQAVHFNAEKPFIFTSGWASPVYIDCRKLISYPRVRRALMEMAETTIMRDVGFEQIDSVAGGETAGIPFAAWLADRMMVPMQYVRKKPKGFGRNAQIEGHLEEGSRVLLVEDLTTDSRSKINFVNALRTAGATVNHCFVLFHYNIFKESVSVLKDIDVDLHALATWWDVLRVAKASGYFETKTLDEVEKFLHAPAEWSAAHGGATAPKE, from the coding sequence ATGACAGGCTACGATCGTCAGTCGATCTCGGATACGACCGCCAAAATCCTGCTCGAAGTGCAGGCGGTGCACTTCAATGCCGAAAAACCGTTCATCTTCACGTCCGGCTGGGCAAGCCCCGTCTACATCGACTGCCGCAAGCTGATCTCGTATCCGCGTGTGCGCCGCGCACTGATGGAAATGGCGGAAACGACGATCATGCGCGACGTCGGCTTCGAGCAGATCGACTCGGTGGCGGGCGGCGAGACGGCCGGCATCCCGTTCGCGGCCTGGCTCGCGGATCGGATGATGGTGCCGATGCAGTACGTTCGCAAGAAGCCGAAGGGTTTCGGCCGCAACGCGCAGATCGAGGGTCATCTGGAAGAAGGCTCGCGCGTGCTGCTGGTAGAAGACCTGACGACCGACAGCCGCAGCAAGATCAACTTCGTCAACGCGCTGCGCACCGCGGGCGCGACGGTGAACCACTGCTTCGTGCTGTTCCACTACAACATCTTCAAGGAAAGCGTGTCGGTCCTGAAGGACATCGACGTCGACCTGCATGCGCTGGCGACCTGGTGGGACGTGCTGCGCGTCGCGAAGGCATCGGGCTACTTCGAGACCAAGACGCTCGACGAAGTCGAGAAGTTCCTGCACGCGCCGGCCGAGTGGTCGGCCGCGCACGGTGGCGCGACGGCCCCGAAGGAGTAA